The Chthonomonadales bacterium genome includes the window TGACCTCTACCTGATCGAGTTGGCCCACCAGGTTCAGCACGCCCTGCGCGCGCGCGGCTGCGGGCTGCTGCTCGATACGGCCAACGAACTTCAGGATGAAGACAACCCGCTGCGGGCGTGGCTGGAGTCCGCCGCGGTGGACGGGGTGATGCTGGTGCGAGGCTGGAGCGAGGTGCACGGGTGGATGCGGCGCTTCGCCTCCGCGCGCACGCCGGTCGTGTTGTTCGGTAA containing:
- a CDS encoding LacI family DNA-binding transcriptional regulator — encoded protein: MRIKEFARTIGLSPTTVSQAVSGTGRVSPQTRALVLRRMRELGYVPNPHAQQLVTGRSRIVVLHHTDQDIVTDLYLIELAHQVQHALRARGCGLLLDTANELQDEDNPLRAWLESAAVDGVMLVRGWSEVHGWMRRFASARTPVVLFG